The following are encoded in a window of Magnolia sinica isolate HGM2019 chromosome 11, MsV1, whole genome shotgun sequence genomic DNA:
- the LOC131218900 gene encoding protein pleiotropic regulatory locus 1-like, with protein MINVFTLQDPQVVTGSHDTTIKFWDLRGGKSMLTLTYHKKSVRAMAQHPTENSFASASADNIKKFNLPRGEFLHNMLSQQKTIINSMKVNEDSVMATGGKLSLVYAVDLESTEVV; from the exons atGATAAATGTTTTTACTTTACAGGATCCTCAGGTGGTGACTGGCTCTCATGACACAACCATTAAGTTTTGGGATCTTAGAGGTG GGAAATCAATGCTAACCCTTACCTATCATAAGAAATCTGTTCGAGCAATGGCACAGCATCCTACAGA GAACAGTTTTGCATCTGCATCAGCAGACAACATAAAGAAATTCAACCTTCCTCGAGGAGAGTTTCTGCATAATATGCT CTCCCAGCAGAAAACTATCATAAATTCCATGAAAGTCAATGAAGACAGTGTGATGGCAACGGGAGGCAAGCTGAGTCTCGTTTACGCCGTTGATTTGGAATCAACAGAAGTGGTTTGA